A genome region from Methylobacterium sp. FF17 includes the following:
- a CDS encoding circularly permuted type 2 ATP-grasp protein: protein MSEAAAAEGQGRAERLARWTSAYRPQPGVPDEFMGVDGRAKGAWPRFLDRLGDLDEGEIGARFVSAVRRIRDTGISYRIYGDKREHAWPLGSLPLVIEQADWESLSAGIVERAELMESILADVYGAGHLVAEGLLPAAVVAGSPEFMRPLAGVTPPGGRFLKLYAADVTRGPDGRWRILADRTQSPSGPGYALENRLVLTRAFPDLHADLRVERLAAFFQAFRDGLAVGAQRSDPRICLLTSGVFSSTYVEQAALARYLGLLLVEGDDLVMQDGALHVRTVSGLKRADVLWRRIDSDYIDPLELNPASRLGVPGLVEALRNGSLVVGNMPGSGLLESGALAAYLPAIARRFLGRDLRLAGPKTWWCGDPDALAEVRDNLEALSLRPVATPPKGAVRDAILAPHALDAERDQLLAALRDRPFDYVAQEAMPLATMPGWDRTGGALKLVPRPFVLRVFAAVTPDGWRVMPGGFCRISERPDVEPMEMRAGIKSADVWVLSRDPVDAVTLIQAGPARVRRIAGHLPSRAADNLFWFGRYVERAEAVIRLVIAHLGSVGSAVIADMAGDAKAPTALRIRALLDEWGAIAAPDLPTAALAQQALSSPDAYGSALRHSLSARANAATLRERLSGEAWRALADLKDVLEIDPAQGQPEAQLLGLAERALSHIAALSGLAQENMNRTAGWHFVDLGRRIERAINTLSFATRFAGDAASAEDLGVMLSLCDAHVSFGARYLQGVALEPVRDMVLLDPFNPRSVAFQVEAIARHLRDLPVLRADGLPEPHQRLAARLASEFTTGEAAEFDGAALTRLENEVERLADAIATRYFPNGPHALRPEKLMGLA, encoded by the coding sequence ATGAGCGAAGCGGCCGCAGCGGAGGGTCAGGGACGGGCCGAGCGCCTCGCGCGCTGGACCTCCGCATACCGGCCGCAGCCGGGGGTACCGGACGAGTTCATGGGGGTGGATGGCCGGGCGAAAGGTGCCTGGCCGCGCTTCCTCGACCGCCTCGGGGACCTCGACGAAGGCGAGATCGGGGCCCGCTTCGTCTCCGCGGTGCGCCGCATCCGCGACACCGGCATCTCGTACCGGATCTACGGCGACAAGCGCGAGCATGCCTGGCCTCTTGGGTCGCTGCCCCTCGTCATCGAGCAGGCGGATTGGGAAAGCCTGAGCGCCGGCATCGTCGAACGCGCCGAACTCATGGAGTCGATCCTCGCCGACGTCTACGGCGCGGGACACCTCGTGGCGGAGGGCCTGTTGCCGGCAGCGGTGGTGGCCGGCAGCCCGGAATTCATGCGGCCGCTCGCCGGGGTCACCCCACCCGGCGGCCGCTTCCTCAAGCTCTACGCGGCCGACGTCACGCGCGGCCCCGACGGGCGCTGGCGCATCCTGGCGGACCGGACCCAATCCCCTTCCGGGCCGGGCTATGCCCTGGAGAACCGCCTTGTCCTCACCCGTGCCTTCCCGGACCTCCATGCCGACCTGCGGGTCGAGCGGCTCGCCGCGTTCTTCCAGGCTTTTCGCGATGGCTTGGCGGTCGGCGCGCAGCGGAGCGACCCGCGCATCTGCCTGCTGACCTCGGGGGTGTTCAGCTCGACGTATGTCGAGCAGGCGGCCCTCGCGCGGTATCTCGGCCTGCTACTGGTCGAGGGCGACGATCTCGTGATGCAGGACGGAGCCCTGCATGTCCGCACCGTATCGGGACTGAAGCGGGCCGACGTGCTCTGGCGGCGCATCGATTCGGATTACATCGACCCCCTCGAACTCAACCCGGCCTCGCGTCTCGGCGTGCCGGGCCTCGTGGAGGCCCTGCGCAACGGTAGCCTCGTGGTGGGCAACATGCCGGGTTCAGGGCTGCTGGAATCCGGTGCGCTCGCCGCCTACCTGCCCGCCATCGCCCGCCGCTTCCTCGGCAGAGACCTCCGTCTCGCCGGTCCGAAGACCTGGTGGTGCGGCGATCCGGATGCCCTCGCCGAGGTCCGCGACAACTTGGAGGCCTTGAGCCTGCGCCCGGTCGCGACCCCGCCCAAGGGCGCGGTGCGCGACGCGATCCTGGCCCCGCACGCCCTCGACGCCGAACGCGACCAGTTGCTGGCGGCGCTGCGTGACCGACCCTTCGACTACGTGGCGCAGGAAGCGATGCCGCTCGCCACCATGCCGGGTTGGGACCGGACGGGAGGCGCCCTCAAGCTGGTGCCGCGCCCCTTCGTGCTGCGGGTCTTCGCGGCGGTGACGCCGGATGGCTGGCGGGTGATGCCGGGTGGGTTCTGCCGTATCTCGGAACGGCCCGACGTGGAGCCCATGGAAATGCGGGCCGGCATCAAGTCGGCCGATGTCTGGGTCCTGTCGCGCGATCCCGTCGACGCGGTCACGCTGATCCAGGCGGGTCCGGCCCGGGTGCGTCGCATCGCCGGGCACCTGCCGTCGCGTGCCGCCGACAACCTGTTCTGGTTCGGGCGCTACGTCGAACGGGCCGAAGCCGTGATCCGCCTCGTCATCGCGCATCTCGGTAGCGTCGGCTCGGCCGTGATCGCCGACATGGCAGGCGACGCCAAGGCGCCGACGGCGCTCCGCATCCGCGCCCTTCTCGACGAGTGGGGTGCCATCGCGGCGCCCGACCTGCCCACCGCCGCACTCGCCCAGCAGGCGCTGAGCAGCCCCGATGCCTATGGCTCGGCCCTGCGCCACAGCCTCTCGGCCCGGGCCAATGCCGCGACCCTGCGCGAGCGCCTCTCCGGCGAGGCGTGGCGGGCGCTCGCCGACCTCAAGGACGTCCTGGAGATCGATCCGGCCCAGGGGCAGCCGGAGGCCCAGCTCCTCGGACTCGCCGAGCGGGCGCTCAGCCACATCGCGGCCCTCTCGGGCCTCGCCCAGGAGAACATGAACCGCACCGCGGGCTGGCACTTCGTCGATCTCGGCCGGCGCATCGAGCGGGCGATCAACACCTTGAGCTTCGCCACGCGCTTTGCCGGCGATGCCGCGAGCGCCGAAGACCTCGGCGTCATGCTGTCCCTCTGCGACGCCCACGTTTCGTTCGGCGCCCGCTACCTGCAGGGCGTGGCGCTGGAGCCGGTGCGCGACATGGTGCTCCTCGATCCGTTCAACCCGCGCTCGGTGGCCTTCCAGGTTGAGGCGATCGCGCGGCACCTTCGCGATCTGCCGGTGCTGCGCGCGGACGGCCTGCCCGAACCGCACCAGCGCCTTGCAGCCAGGCTCGCTTCCGAATTCACCACCGGCGAGGCCGCAGAGTTCGATGGCGCCGCCCTGACCCGGCTGGAGAACGAGGTGGAGCGCCTGGCCGATGCCATCGCGACCCGCTACTTCCCGAATGGGCCGCACGCCCTGCGCCCGGAAAAACTCATGGGGCTCGCGTGA
- a CDS encoding transglutaminase family protein: MIYTLRHLTTYRYTRPVRFARCTLRLRPRDGEGQTVLDSRLTISPDPATRVVRRDYFGLDVVAATIDAPHTELRVEALSRVRVERDPLPAPESGRPWEQVRDDSVTGASLRPERPVHFQFPSMRVPLVPAVTDYARPSFPPGRSAYGGACDLMRRIRADFRFDSKATTVHTPLAEAFALRAGVCQDFTHIMIAALRGIGLPAAYISGYLRTIPPAGRPRLRGADASHAWVSVWCGDSWIGLDPTNGIGMCDDHIVVARGRDYTDVSPIDGMVSSSGPQKLKVEVDVVPDGEPMPEHPAIPEAAPA; this comes from the coding sequence GTGATCTACACGCTGCGCCACCTCACCACCTATCGCTACACGCGGCCCGTGCGCTTCGCACGCTGCACCTTGCGCCTGCGCCCGCGCGACGGCGAGGGCCAGACGGTGCTGGACAGCCGGCTGACGATCAGTCCGGATCCCGCCACACGCGTGGTACGGCGCGACTATTTCGGCCTCGACGTGGTGGCGGCGACCATCGATGCCCCCCATACCGAGTTGCGCGTCGAGGCCCTGTCGCGGGTACGGGTGGAGCGTGATCCGCTGCCCGCGCCGGAATCCGGCCGCCCCTGGGAGCAGGTCCGGGACGACTCCGTCACGGGCGCGAGCCTTCGCCCGGAAAGGCCGGTGCATTTCCAGTTCCCGAGCATGCGCGTGCCCCTGGTTCCGGCGGTGACGGACTATGCGCGGCCGAGCTTCCCGCCCGGACGCAGCGCCTATGGGGGTGCCTGCGACCTGATGCGCCGCATCCGGGCGGATTTCCGGTTCGATTCGAAGGCCACCACCGTCCACACCCCCCTGGCGGAGGCCTTCGCCCTGCGCGCCGGGGTCTGCCAGGACTTCACGCACATCATGATCGCGGCCTTGCGCGGGATCGGCCTGCCGGCCGCCTATATCAGCGGCTACCTGCGTACGATCCCGCCGGCGGGCCGCCCCCGCCTGCGGGGCGCGGATGCGAGCCATGCCTGGGTCTCGGTCTGGTGCGGCGACAGCTGGATCGGCCTCGATCCCACCAACGGGATCGGCATGTGCGACGACCACATCGTGGTGGCGCGCGGCCGCGACTACACCGACGTTTCCCCCATCGACGGCATGGTGTCCTCTTCGGGACCGCAGAAGCTGAAGGTCGAGGTCGACGTGGTGCCGGACGGTGAGCCGATGCCCGAGCATCCGGCGATTCCCGAGGCCGCTCCCGCCTGA
- the aqpZ gene encoding aquaporin Z → MDHDTVRRATAEFFGTFWLTFGGCGAAVLSAAFPELGIGFLGVAFAFGLTVLTMAYAVGHISGGHFNPAVTLGLWSARRCATRHVLPYIVAQVIGAILAAGVLYSIATGKAGWVPNGFASNGYGALSPGRYSLEACLVMEALTTFFFLFIIIGTTSKGAAVGFAGIPIGFALVLIHLISIPVTNTSVNPARSTGPALIAGGEALSQLWLFWLAPIVGAMAAGAMARWLYEPADIAETTVVEKRAAA, encoded by the coding sequence ATGGATCACGATACGGTACGGCGCGCGACGGCGGAGTTTTTCGGCACTTTCTGGCTGACCTTCGGCGGTTGCGGGGCCGCCGTCCTCTCTGCCGCGTTTCCCGAACTCGGAATCGGGTTCCTGGGCGTCGCGTTCGCGTTCGGGCTTACCGTGCTCACCATGGCCTACGCCGTCGGCCACATCTCCGGCGGTCACTTCAACCCCGCCGTCACCCTGGGCCTGTGGTCGGCCCGGCGTTGCGCGACCCGGCACGTGCTGCCCTACATCGTCGCGCAGGTGATCGGCGCCATCCTCGCGGCGGGCGTCCTCTACAGCATCGCCACGGGCAAGGCCGGTTGGGTCCCGAACGGCTTCGCCTCGAACGGCTACGGCGCACTCAGTCCGGGCCGCTACAGCCTGGAAGCCTGCCTCGTGATGGAAGCCCTGACGACATTCTTCTTCCTGTTCATCATTATCGGTACGACCTCCAAGGGCGCCGCGGTCGGCTTCGCCGGCATCCCGATCGGCTTCGCGCTGGTGCTGATCCACCTCATCTCGATCCCGGTCACCAACACCTCGGTCAACCCGGCTCGCAGCACGGGGCCGGCCCTGATCGCGGGCGGTGAGGCCCTGTCGCAGCTCTGGCTGTTCTGGCTGGCGCCGATCGTAGGCGCGATGGCGGCGGGGGCGATGGCCCGCTGGCTCTATGAGCCTGCGGATATCGCCGAGACGACGGTGGTCGAGAAGCGGGCCGCCGCCTGA
- the mntR gene encoding manganese-binding transcriptional regulator MntR codes for MGEFAGQMQDSTSPAPDTALVDPDIHVESFRQAREARRLELVEDYVELIADLIGDGGEARQVDIAARLGVAQPTVAKMLKRLAEDGLVQQRPYRGVFLTEAGHALAVQSRERHRIVEQFLCALGVSPEIARRDAEGIEHHVSAETLEAFRLFTARTV; via the coding sequence ATGGGGGAGTTCGCCGGCCAGATGCAGGATTCGACGTCCCCCGCGCCCGATACGGCCCTCGTGGACCCCGATATCCACGTGGAGAGCTTCCGGCAGGCCCGGGAAGCGCGCCGCCTCGAACTCGTGGAGGATTACGTCGAGCTCATCGCCGACCTGATCGGTGATGGCGGCGAGGCGCGGCAGGTGGATATCGCCGCCCGCCTCGGTGTCGCTCAACCCACGGTTGCCAAGATGCTCAAGCGCCTGGCCGAGGATGGGCTGGTGCAGCAGCGCCCCTATCGCGGGGTGTTCCTGACGGAAGCGGGCCACGCCCTCGCCGTGCAGAGTCGCGAGCGCCACCGCATCGTCGAGCAGTTTCTGTGCGCCCTTGGGGTCAGCCCCGAGATCGCGCGCCGCGATGCCGAGGGCATCGAGCATCATGTGAGCGCCGAGACGCTCGAGGCGTTCCGCCTGTTCACGGCCCGGACAGTCTGA
- a CDS encoding LysR substrate-binding domain-containing protein, whose protein sequence is MMRFDLVDLGLFRHVVEAGSITHGAARANLALAAASVRIRTMEETLGAALLTRGRQGVVPTPAGRSLLAHARGLLDRIDRMQEDLAAFSGGTVGQIRLVSNTNALTEFLPEVLSAYLAQQTGVSVDIEERTSDEIVGLVAEGSADLGIVAGTVDTGALETYPFRQDRFVMVAAPDHPLAARASVAFAEVIEHPLVGLDRTSALTRFLADKAARTGRPPMRLRVQLRSFDAICRLVACGVGLGIVPQTTAARAARTMPIAIVPLEDPWALRDLTICVRALAELPRFTRAFVAQLRG, encoded by the coding sequence ATGATGCGCTTCGACCTCGTCGATCTCGGCCTGTTCCGCCACGTGGTCGAGGCGGGCTCGATCACCCACGGCGCGGCGCGGGCCAACCTCGCCCTGGCCGCCGCCTCCGTCCGCATCCGGACGATGGAGGAGACCCTGGGCGCGGCGCTCCTCACACGCGGCCGGCAGGGCGTGGTCCCGACACCCGCCGGGCGTAGCCTGCTCGCCCACGCGCGCGGGCTCCTCGACCGAATCGACCGGATGCAGGAGGATCTCGCCGCGTTCTCAGGCGGGACGGTGGGGCAGATCCGCCTCGTTTCCAACACGAACGCGCTCACGGAATTCCTGCCCGAGGTCCTGAGCGCCTACCTCGCCCAGCAGACCGGGGTCAGCGTCGATATCGAGGAGCGCACCTCGGACGAGATCGTCGGACTGGTGGCGGAGGGCTCGGCCGACCTCGGCATCGTTGCTGGCACTGTCGATACCGGCGCGCTCGAAACCTATCCCTTCCGCCAGGATCGCTTCGTGATGGTGGCGGCCCCCGACCACCCGCTCGCCGCCCGGGCATCGGTGGCGTTTGCCGAGGTCATCGAGCACCCGCTCGTCGGGCTCGACCGCACCAGCGCCCTGACGCGCTTCCTCGCCGACAAGGCGGCGCGGACGGGACGCCCGCCCATGCGCCTGCGCGTGCAGTTGCGCAGCTTCGATGCGATCTGCCGCCTCGTCGCCTGCGGCGTCGGGCTCGGCATCGTGCCGCAGACGACCGCCGCCCGCGCCGCCCGCACGATGCCCATCGCCATCGTGCCCCTGGAGGATCCCTGGGCCCTGCGCGACCTCACGATCTGCGTACGCGCGCTCGCGGAGCTGCCGCGCTTCACCCGGGCATTCGTCGCGCAACTGCGGGGTTGA
- a CDS encoding FtsB family cell division protein, with protein sequence MVVRRRVRAVLMPLGLYAVSGLVVGFFVHQAESGNRGLEAKRALKIQARALNQDLAAAKADRAVWEHRVALLRSDQIDRDLLEERARVMLGRVHANDVVIIDP encoded by the coding sequence ATGGTGGTCCGTCGTCGCGTCCGTGCTGTCCTGATGCCCCTCGGCCTCTACGCCGTGTCGGGCCTCGTCGTGGGCTTTTTCGTGCATCAGGCCGAGAGCGGCAACCGTGGCCTGGAGGCCAAGCGCGCCCTCAAGATCCAGGCCCGGGCGCTCAACCAGGATCTCGCCGCGGCGAAAGCCGACCGCGCGGTCTGGGAGCATCGGGTGGCGCTCCTGCGCAGCGACCAGATCGACCGCGACCTTCTCGAGGAACGGGCCCGCGTGATGCTGGGCCGGGTCCACGCCAACGACGTGGTCATCATCGACCCGTGA
- the pdhA gene encoding pyruvate dehydrogenase (acetyl-transferring) E1 component subunit alpha, translated as MVAAKDAGRAASDKRLPETKQAETSTDGPAATHAPAPNAPQFTREEDLHAYHEMLLIRRFEEKAGQLYGMGLIGGFCHLYIGQEAVVIGMQMASVDGDQVITGYRDHGHMLACGMDPKGVMAELTGRRGGYSRGKGGSMHMFSREKQFFGGHGIVGAQVSLGTGLGFADAYRKNGKVSLTYMGDGAANQGQVYESFNMAQLWKLPVVYVIENNRYAMGTSVARASAQTDFSRRGLSFGIPGEQVDGMDVRTVREAATRAIEHARSGEGPYILEMQTYRYRGHSMSDPAKYRTKDEVSKMREEHDPIEMVRKRLIEMHGVPEAELKATDAKVRETVNESAEFATHDPEPDPAELWTDILLEARA; from the coding sequence ATGGTTGCCGCGAAGGATGCAGGCCGAGCCGCGTCCGACAAACGCCTTCCGGAAACAAAACAAGCCGAGACGTCCACCGACGGCCCAGCCGCGACCCACGCGCCGGCTCCGAATGCACCGCAGTTCACGCGGGAGGAAGACCTCCACGCCTACCACGAGATGCTGCTGATCCGCCGCTTCGAGGAGAAGGCCGGGCAGCTCTACGGCATGGGGCTGATCGGCGGCTTCTGCCACCTGTACATCGGCCAGGAGGCCGTCGTGATCGGGATGCAGATGGCCTCGGTCGACGGTGATCAGGTCATCACCGGCTACCGCGACCATGGCCACATGCTCGCCTGCGGCATGGACCCCAAGGGCGTGATGGCCGAGCTGACCGGGCGGCGCGGGGGCTACTCGCGCGGCAAGGGCGGCTCGATGCACATGTTCTCCCGTGAGAAGCAGTTCTTCGGCGGGCACGGCATCGTCGGCGCGCAGGTCTCGCTCGGCACCGGCCTCGGCTTCGCGGATGCCTACCGGAAGAACGGCAAGGTCAGCCTGACCTACATGGGCGACGGTGCCGCCAACCAGGGACAGGTCTACGAGAGCTTCAACATGGCGCAGCTCTGGAAGCTGCCCGTGGTCTACGTCATCGAGAACAACCGCTACGCCATGGGCACTTCGGTGGCCCGCGCGTCGGCACAGACCGACTTCTCCCGCCGTGGTCTCTCGTTCGGCATCCCGGGCGAGCAGGTCGACGGCATGGATGTGCGCACCGTGCGCGAGGCGGCCACGCGCGCCATTGAGCACGCGCGCTCCGGCGAAGGCCCTTACATCCTCGAGATGCAGACCTACCGCTATCGCGGCCACTCGATGTCCGATCCGGCCAAGTACCGGACCAAGGACGAGGTCTCGAAGATGCGCGAGGAGCACGACCCCATCGAGATGGTGCGCAAGCGCCTGATCGAGATGCACGGGGTGCCGGAGGCCGAGCTCAAGGCCACGGACGCCAAGGTACGCGAGACCGTCAACGAATCCGCCGAGTTCGCCACGCACGATCCCGAGCCGGATCCGGCCGAACTGTGGACCGACATCCTGCTGGAAGCCCGCGCCTGA
- a CDS encoding pyruvate dehydrogenase complex E1 component subunit beta, translating to MATDILMPALSPTMEEGKLAKWLKKEGDPVKSGDVLAEIETDKATMEVEAIDEGVLAKILIEEGTEGVKVNTPIAVIAAEGEDVSAASAGGTPKAEASEQKAPAPDMQAEGQAQAPAPTAKTADDKPNAPAAPATITNKAPAPVMEEFPEGTEMVTTTVREALRDAMAEEMRRSEDVFVMGEEVAEYQGAYKITQGLLQEFGARRVVDTPITEHGFAGIGVGAAFTGLRPIVEFMTFNFAMQAIDHIINSAAKTLYMSGGQLGCPIVFRGPNGAAARVGAQHSHDYSAWYSNVPGLKVIAPYTASDAKGLLKAAIRDPNPIIFLENEILYGQSFPVPKLDDFVLPIGKARIHRTGKDVTIVSFSIGMTYALKAAQALAEEGIEAEVIDLRTLRPMDTDTVVESVKKTGRCVTVEEGFPQSGIGAEISARLMVDAFDYLDAPVLRVTGKDVPMPYAANLEKLALPNVAEVIEAVKAVCYR from the coding sequence ATGGCGACCGATATCCTGATGCCCGCCCTCTCTCCGACGATGGAGGAGGGCAAGCTGGCCAAGTGGCTGAAGAAGGAGGGAGACCCGGTCAAATCCGGCGACGTTCTCGCCGAGATCGAGACCGATAAGGCGACGATGGAGGTCGAGGCGATCGACGAGGGCGTCCTTGCCAAGATCCTCATCGAGGAGGGCACCGAGGGCGTGAAGGTCAACACGCCGATCGCCGTCATCGCCGCCGAGGGCGAGGACGTGTCGGCGGCCTCCGCAGGCGGTACTCCGAAGGCCGAGGCGTCCGAACAGAAGGCGCCGGCTCCCGACATGCAGGCCGAGGGCCAGGCACAGGCTCCCGCGCCCACCGCCAAGACCGCCGACGACAAGCCCAACGCACCGGCCGCCCCCGCCACCATCACCAACAAGGCGCCCGCGCCGGTGATGGAGGAATTCCCGGAGGGCACCGAGATGGTTACCACGACCGTCCGCGAGGCCCTGCGCGACGCCATGGCGGAGGAGATGCGCCGGAGCGAAGACGTCTTCGTGATGGGCGAGGAGGTCGCCGAGTACCAGGGCGCCTACAAGATCACGCAGGGGTTGCTGCAGGAGTTCGGCGCACGCCGCGTGGTCGACACCCCGATCACCGAGCACGGGTTCGCCGGCATCGGCGTCGGCGCGGCCTTCACCGGCCTGCGCCCCATCGTCGAGTTCATGACCTTCAATTTCGCCATGCAGGCGATCGACCACATCATCAACTCGGCCGCCAAGACCCTCTACATGTCCGGCGGCCAGCTCGGCTGCCCCATCGTGTTCCGGGGGCCCAACGGCGCGGCCGCCCGCGTCGGCGCCCAGCACAGCCACGACTACTCCGCCTGGTACTCGAACGTGCCCGGCCTGAAGGTGATCGCGCCCTACACCGCCTCCGATGCCAAGGGCCTGCTCAAGGCCGCGATCCGCGACCCGAACCCGATCATCTTCCTTGAGAACGAGATCCTCTACGGGCAGAGCTTCCCGGTGCCGAAGCTCGACGATTTCGTCCTGCCCATCGGCAAGGCGCGGATCCACCGCACCGGCAAGGACGTGACCATCGTCTCCTTCTCCATCGGCATGACCTACGCCCTCAAGGCGGCGCAGGCGCTCGCCGAGGAGGGCATCGAGGCGGAGGTGATCGACCTGCGGACCCTGCGCCCCATGGACACGGACACGGTAGTCGAATCGGTCAAGAAGACCGGCCGCTGCGTCACCGTGGAGGAGGGCTTCCCGCAATCGGGCATCGGCGCCGAGATCTCGGCGCGCCTGATGGTCGATGCCTTCGACTACCTGGACGCGCCCGTCCTGCGCGTGACCGGCAAGGACGTGCCGATGCCCTACGCCGCCAACCTCGAGAAGCTCGCGCTGCCGAACGTCGCCGAGGTGATCGAGGCGGTGAAGGCGGTCTGCTACCGCTGA
- a CDS encoding DUF5076 domain-containing protein, which translates to MTEKFEELSAPPDAVENGGIEVLRASVVDGAVSIALRRSFDDPATWGRLLVDLARQAARVYALETEMSEEEAFARIRAGIESESLDPDAPILN; encoded by the coding sequence ATGACCGAGAAATTCGAAGAACTCTCCGCCCCGCCGGATGCCGTCGAGAACGGCGGCATCGAGGTTCTGCGCGCCAGCGTCGTGGATGGCGCCGTGAGCATCGCCTTGCGGCGCTCCTTCGACGATCCGGCCACATGGGGCCGGCTCCTCGTGGACCTCGCCCGCCAGGCGGCGCGGGTCTACGCGCTCGAGACCGAGATGTCGGAGGAGGAGGCCTTCGCGCGCATCCGCGCCGGCATCGAATCCGAGAGCCTCGACCCCGACGCGCCCATTCTGAACTGA
- a CDS encoding pyruvate dehydrogenase complex dihydrolipoamide acetyltransferase: MPINVLMPALSPTMEKGTLAKWLKKEGDAVKSGDVLAEIETDKATMEVEAIDEGVLAKILVAEGTADVPVNDLIAIIAAEGEDPASVQGEGGAKPEAKAEASKTETPKIEATNENATPGGGTMSYARVNEAPDGAKPVGEAKPAGEAKPGGNAPAEGARVFASPLARRIAKQEGVDLGTVTGSGPRGRVIERDVRAALASGTGKAAPAAAPKAADAPKAAAAPAPATPAKATAPLGLTVDQVRGFYAKGSFEEVPLDGMRKTIAKRLTEAMQVAPHFYLTVDCELDALMALREQLNKSAGTTKDGKPLFKLSVNDFVIKAMGLALMRVPAANAVWAEDRILRFNNAEVGVAVAIDGGLFTPVIRRADQKTLSTISNEMKDFATRARAKKLKPEEYQGGVTSVSNLGMFGIKHFTAVINPPQSSILAVGAGEKRIIVRDGAPSVAQVMTATLSCDHRVLDGALGAELISAFKGLIENPMGMLV; this comes from the coding sequence ATGCCCATCAACGTCCTGATGCCCGCCCTCTCGCCCACGATGGAGAAGGGGACCCTCGCCAAGTGGCTGAAGAAGGAGGGCGACGCCGTGAAATCCGGCGACGTGCTCGCCGAAATCGAGACCGACAAGGCGACGATGGAGGTCGAGGCCATCGACGAGGGCGTTCTTGCCAAGATCCTGGTGGCCGAGGGCACGGCGGACGTGCCGGTGAACGACCTCATCGCGATCATCGCAGCCGAGGGTGAGGACCCGGCGAGCGTGCAGGGGGAAGGTGGCGCGAAACCCGAGGCGAAGGCCGAGGCATCGAAGACCGAAACCCCGAAGATCGAGGCGACGAACGAGAACGCGACGCCCGGCGGTGGGACGATGTCCTACGCCCGGGTCAACGAGGCGCCGGACGGAGCCAAGCCTGTCGGTGAAGCCAAGCCTGCCGGTGAAGCCAAGCCCGGCGGGAATGCGCCGGCCGAGGGCGCCCGCGTCTTCGCCTCGCCGCTCGCCCGCCGCATCGCCAAGCAGGAGGGCGTCGACCTTGGCACTGTAACGGGGTCCGGCCCGCGCGGACGGGTGATCGAGCGCGATGTGCGTGCGGCGCTCGCCAGCGGCACCGGCAAGGCGGCCCCCGCCGCGGCCCCGAAAGCCGCCGACGCTCCGAAAGCGGCAGCGGCTCCCGCGCCGGCGACACCGGCCAAGGCCACAGCCCCCCTCGGACTCACGGTCGATCAGGTGCGCGGCTTCTACGCGAAGGGCAGCTTCGAGGAAGTGCCCCTCGACGGCATGCGCAAGACCATCGCCAAGCGTCTCACCGAGGCGATGCAGGTGGCGCCGCACTTCTACCTGACGGTGGATTGCGAACTCGACGCGTTGATGGCGCTGCGCGAGCAGCTCAACAAGAGCGCCGGCACGACCAAGGACGGAAAGCCGCTGTTCAAGCTTTCGGTGAACGACTTCGTCATCAAGGCGATGGGCCTTGCGCTGATGCGGGTGCCCGCCGCCAACGCGGTCTGGGCCGAGGACCGGATCCTGCGCTTCAACAATGCCGAGGTCGGCGTGGCGGTGGCCATCGACGGCGGCCTGTTCACGCCGGTGATCCGGCGGGCGGACCAGAAGACGCTGTCCACGATCTCCAATGAAATGAAGGACTTCGCGACCCGGGCGCGGGCCAAGAAGCTGAAGCCCGAGGAGTACCAGGGCGGCGTCACCTCCGTGTCCAACCTCGGCATGTTCGGGATCAAGCACTTCACGGCGGTGATCAACCCGCCGCAATCCTCGATCCTCGCGGTGGGGGCGGGGGAAAAGCGCATCATTGTGCGCGACGGTGCACCGTCCGTTGCACAAGTGATGACCGCGACATTGTCCTGCGATCACCGCGTGCTCGACGGGGCGCTCGGCGCCGAGCTGATCTCGGCGTTCAAGGGGCTGATCGAGAATCCGATGGGCATGCTGGTGTGA